The Alnus glutinosa chromosome 3, dhAlnGlut1.1, whole genome shotgun sequence nucleotide sequence GAGAAAATACCAAACCCTTTGTTGGATCCACAGTACTTGATCTTGCAACCCCGTAGTTCAGCTCTGTTCACCTGAATTCAAGTCCCAAgttattagaagaaaaaaaaaaatttaaaaaacctcAAACTAAACTCGTATCCCAAAATGTTGTTTGACTTATTGGAAACAAAACCGTGAAAAGGGGAAATGGAAACCTGCAACCACTGGAGGAACCGTTCGAGCTTCGCTTCTTCTTCTGGGCTCGACATTGCTGTGCGAGTCTCTGCGATTGATTGCTTTAGACGAGAGACAGAGAGTTTGTTGAGCTTGACCGTTTACAGCGTTGGGTCCCTATATCGGAACCAGGGTTTAAAGCTCCGCGAAATGGTAGTAGACGGCGTCGTCgaatctcacaaaaaaaaaatttgttcaacGCATGAGTGCGAACTGCGAACAGATCTATTGGGAGTAATAAATCATGCGTCacttttgtgttatttaaaaaaaaaatatatatatatataattttaaaattactatttaactTGTGATCGATAGCGattgaattttaataaaatgataattttaaagacCATCTCATTTTTAGAAGAACATAAAATATGCACCTCGATTTGGTGCACGTGTCTCAAATTTATTATTAGTTCGAATGTTTTTGTAAAATGTAGaactagttttttattttctctttgtaACCTGAATAGTAGTATAAAATGtttcaattaaaaaactttttacATGATTTTCTTGTGGTTTAGACAAATTGATATTAAAGAAAATTGGACTAAGGTTGAGTTGATATTTATTTTAGGATTGATTTAGAACTGGAATGAAACGGCTTTGCGGTTTAAAGAGGGTctatagtatttatttttggatcaaattccaattgaaaatttacaaaaggagaaaacaaaaagatatcTCATCATTGTGCAGTCCAACATTTGAACCAATATATTTCTAACAGGTTTTAGGGCAGGGCTGAAATATGATAGACCCTCTTGTAAaaacttcccttttttttttttttttttttttgaaaatttgatacTTTGATTATATGATAGAATgaaaagtaatgctattttCCCACTCATTTATCGATCTCATTTCACAACAGCTGACGTGACGTATTTAAAAGTAACACGCCATATCAGCAAATATAAAATGTGTGTTatgagtagcattactcaaaggCTATTCACTCGCACAATGAATCCAGAGGATTGTCACCAACAAGATGGCTCCTGATATTCTTCAAAGAACATAACATTAGcttcttgaaaacaaaataacaacatCAAGGCTGTTAGCCTGTTACATATAGTCTCCAAATGAAAATTTTGCTACATTTCTTGTATATAAGACTCAGGACGATCGAGTTCAGAAACAGCACACATCCTATTATAACTTAATAGTATATTTAAATACAATCTCCTTGGAATTAAAGAGAAACAATGAAGGAAAAACTTCCCAATTATGAATTGTCATCTATGTGTCAAAGGAATTTCAGTTTCCCCTTGGACACAGAATCCTTTGCATGCTCTAATCGACACAATGCTTTTTGAGCCCCAGACAAACCGGAACATGACCCGGTAGCCCCTAAAGTGACAGCAAAGTAAAGATAGATTGTGCATAGGAAACCCAGGAGAACTAGAGCTGTTAAAAGGAACCGGTGCCTTTGGAGGAGTGTTGACCAGCTTAATGAATCATCCCGTGAGAATTGCTTCCTGAATGATGGTGACCTACGATGAGGAGAAGCTAGAATGCTGTCGAGAACCATGGCTTATACACTACCTCCTCAGCCAACCTGAAAGTTGTGTTCAAGATGACAGATAAAAAGGCAACGTTAACAATTTAGAAGTAAAAGATGAAAGGGTTTATTTCTCGCTTTTTGAgaattatttataattgaaaGGGTgtaaatacatacatacatgaaCATATGTAATGATAAtagaactgttcaagattgcacaATGCGACTGACTGTAATAACAGTCACTATAAGCAGAAGCATCAAACTTTTTTATGACAAGAAACAAGCCAAcaagcaatttttttaaaaaaatgcaacatgCTAATACACTGTACTGTTACCATGAGATCAACAATGAAAAAGGGTGATCACTagtttaaaatagaaaatgaaagggTTAATATCAGCATCAATGATGTATGAAAAGGCTTTGAAGTGATTGTTAATTGCCAAGTAACAAATGATGCTCAGAcagggagaaagaaaaaattctaGGAGGCATTGGTAGGGTCATTATAAAGACATTGTTGTATGCAGCAGAAATGGAACTGTTGGAGAAACATCAGTGTAGTGGGTATTGAAGGCTAAAAGAGAAATGTAATACAAGTATCATTGTAGCAGTATAAATAGGACACTTAGCAAAACATCAGCAAAGCAGTTAATTAATAACTACTAACTTAAATTTACAAAACTCTCAAAATCAAGGCCACACAAGTGGCCACACCCACCTAAGTGTGAACTAGATCAGGGCTTAAGTATCTAAGCTACATGTAATTTTTTCAGCACATCACTAAGTGCCTATAATTTTTTAGCAgcaagaatgaaaaataaaatcaatcatttcAACTAGGCCACTGCATATGGaaagatttttttatatatataaataatcgAAATACCATTAAAAGCAGAAGGCGCACTTCATATGGAAAGATAAAAGTCATACACCATATGGAAGCATTATTTTCACATACATCTAAATgggaccaaaaaaataaagataatgcATAACAGAGAGAAATATTGAGTATGGATCTTGAGTAAAGTGCAAGCATTAAAAAGACCACCATAAGATTTCAGACATTACAGCTAATATCAAAGGAGTCTTCATTACTTATCTTCTTTtgttatttacttataaaaaaaaaaattatcttctttTGTTATTTGTAAAAATGCCCTAGAAGCAATGTTTCAAATGTTCCAGCCTTTAGATGCACAATAAACTAACTCAGCATCATTCTGTGAGACTGTCACAAACAAATGAAGGTCAGTGAAATTGTATCTTATTCAAATACCCAGTaaagttggaaaaaaaagaTATCCAGGGTTATTATCAATGATCCAGTACAACTTGGGCACTAGCGGCCCAAAACATCAACCAGAAAACAATAGGATTCCTGAGGGTagaaacagttttttttttttttgggtgggggagAGTGAGAGAGGCAAACATAGACCAGAACACAAGCAAAGCTATGCCAATTCCGTTAGACAGTGCACCCTGATGCTAAGCATCATCTTCATTCACAATAAAGTGCTCATATAGAGTTCAACAGTCACTCCAGGAACACACAAGTTGTCTTTCATTAACATGCAACTTTCACTGGGATGGAGAAATGTTTCTTCAACTGAATAAGCaggaaaatgctaaaaataattGCACAAGATCTAAGAGATTAGAGTTGCCAAACATAAGTTCTTAATTTGAAgaactataattaaaaaatgtttaatctgtattattatgaataaatttaactttttaaatatgCATTCAAGAAATAATTGCACGCAGCCCAACAGAAACACAGTCTAACTTCTCTGCCTAGTTCAAACATACCTTGGACGTTAACCATGAAACTATTCCTTAGTAGTAAAAGGCCAACTTTCCAGATCAACGCCAAACAGAGTGAAGATTACATCCCTTGATC carries:
- the LOC133863850 gene encoding uncharacterized protein LOC133863850 yields the protein MVLDSILASPHRRSPSFRKQFSRDDSLSWSTLLQRHRFLLTALVLLGFLCTIYLYFAVTLGATGSCSGLSGAQKALCRLEHAKDSVSKGKLKFL